From the genome of Bacteroides sp. MSB163, one region includes:
- a CDS encoding hybrid sensor histidine kinase/response regulator transcription factor, translating into MFPKIMQNITKHLFILFILSLGYISASAQNITLNSYSVKDGLSNSTVKAICQDDKGYIWIGTKSGLNRLDGYEIKNYYHLPGKEVKQPNDIVSITQLSDGLFWIGTFSGIVLFDPMQEKFIDLQERYAGKEFPSSVVVGLHEDPKKNIWVATKQGLYVFKSDGTCSYVKDMRDTYIHMMAAASPYALLLDVVNQGLALYDVRTERYKILHKNEKRFSLMKGFTDSKGRIWLGEELKNFYQYFPKEEEIKPISYTVHPDVPIESNYIHDITEYNDSTLLLATDRGLVAYDIKHSFFYTKVDQHLAISDRLMTAYKDNQGALWIGTFSQGAIYYHPKLFTFTHHSLISSPQQATGIQVVGSLSESQGKLWIGHSKGLIAMDVNNPKHIEEVNISGGNSPKHDTDLYYVYRNSPDELYLYFLNMGVYSLNLKTRSITKVIAPMSGEEQIRAMARDAENRLWIAEDDLSYWDENTQKLDRNLSTNYNATTRYMLTQDILRHGDDMIVGVRTNGLWIFRHQPENPEHYFKGERTTFEELNDKNISVLYEDHAKNIWIGTYDNGLYKCNLEKQEIHHYNKDNGLVHNSICAILEDRTSKDIWVSAINGLSQIKPDGIIVNFTRGNGFPLNEVSHKSLLQASNGHIYIGGNNGLAELNPTRLSHDRETAPLVQISLVESLNSKNAPGHIEINNFNEGNKVDLPYDNSSIRIKYSALDFISPKGYKYAYQLKGLDKEWHYIENNEVIYSNLPAGKYIFSIKACNNEGIWSTVETTIIISVHPAFWATWWAKTLYILFIIVFLAVLARYFYEKKTAKYKRQIEQIEKENIEKNYQMRIELFTNFSHELRTPLTLITGPVDDIINDEQLPSGLKYPMKQIQKNANRLLLLVNQLMDFRKLEHGAMQLKLSCLNVPVFITEQIDSFSELLNKHELTISYSNNYYGNNLWVDVDLMSKVMFNLLSNAIKHSSRGGKIQLESNMEENSVVLSVKDFGEGISPENQSKVFDPFFQIGNGNKGGMFGSGIGLNLVQYVVKLHFGKIWLESTPGQGTTFFIRLQLGKEHYANSNVIYTDQAITHTLKVEKNSVLSVDPEYHQQIPEDFDNRLRILVVEDDEDMRQYIVSKLSKTYNVQEAPEGKSAIHIAREQMPDLIISDIMMPVMDGLELCRTIKNDMALAHIPVVLLTAKSLEEHVKDGYQALADDYILKPFNAQILLAKIESLIKNREKLRDLFCQKLERTEVPVEEITVKDPFMQKLVELITENAQDPELSMEVLYNKLGMSRTQFFRKIKAISDLSPNKLILNIRMKMAVEKFQSGGMTIAEVAYEVGFSDPAYFSKVFKSVFNQTPTEYIKNIGK; encoded by the coding sequence ATGTTTCCGAAGATAATGCAGAATATCACAAAGCATCTATTTATCTTGTTCATACTCTCATTAGGGTATATTAGCGCATCGGCACAGAACATCACGCTGAATAGCTATTCTGTAAAGGATGGATTATCAAACAGCACTGTAAAAGCTATCTGCCAGGACGATAAAGGTTACATTTGGATTGGTACCAAAAGTGGGTTAAACCGATTAGACGGTTACGAAATAAAGAACTATTATCACCTGCCAGGCAAAGAAGTCAAGCAGCCTAACGATATAGTGAGTATTACGCAACTATCGGACGGTCTCTTCTGGATCGGTACCTTCAGCGGAATCGTTCTCTTCGATCCCATGCAGGAAAAGTTTATCGATTTACAGGAACGGTATGCGGGGAAAGAATTTCCCTCGTCCGTGGTTGTAGGCCTGCACGAAGATCCCAAGAAAAACATCTGGGTAGCTACCAAACAAGGATTATATGTTTTCAAAAGCGACGGAACGTGTTCATATGTGAAAGATATGCGTGATACCTATATTCACATGATGGCTGCCGCGAGCCCGTATGCCCTGTTGCTGGATGTGGTGAATCAGGGGCTGGCACTTTATGACGTAAGGACCGAGCGTTACAAGATATTACACAAAAATGAAAAGCGTTTCTCCTTAATGAAAGGATTTACAGATAGCAAAGGACGCATCTGGCTGGGAGAAGAGCTAAAGAATTTCTATCAATATTTTCCTAAAGAAGAAGAAATCAAGCCTATCTCATACACGGTTCATCCGGATGTTCCGATAGAAAGCAATTACATTCATGACATCACAGAATATAATGATTCCACCTTGCTGCTTGCAACCGACCGCGGACTGGTGGCTTATGATATTAAGCACTCTTTCTTTTATACCAAAGTTGATCAACACCTTGCTATAAGCGACCGCCTAATGACAGCCTATAAGGATAATCAAGGAGCATTATGGATAGGAACTTTCAGTCAGGGAGCCATTTATTATCATCCCAAGCTGTTTACTTTTACTCATCATTCTTTAATATCCTCCCCTCAGCAGGCCACCGGAATCCAAGTAGTAGGTTCATTATCCGAATCACAAGGTAAATTATGGATTGGACATAGCAAGGGGCTTATAGCCATGGATGTAAACAATCCGAAGCATATAGAAGAAGTAAATATATCCGGAGGTAATTCTCCCAAACACGATACGGACTTATACTATGTTTACCGGAATTCACCAGACGAGCTCTATCTCTATTTTTTAAATATGGGAGTTTATTCACTCAACTTGAAAACCCGTTCCATAACCAAAGTGATCGCCCCAATGAGTGGTGAAGAACAAATCCGTGCAATGGCAAGAGATGCAGAAAATCGCCTATGGATAGCAGAAGATGACTTGTCTTACTGGGATGAGAATACGCAAAAGCTGGACCGGAATCTATCGACCAACTATAATGCCACTACCCGGTATATGTTGACACAGGATATTCTGCGACATGGAGATGACATGATAGTAGGAGTTCGTACCAATGGTTTATGGATATTCAGGCATCAACCTGAAAATCCCGAACACTATTTTAAAGGTGAACGAACCACATTCGAAGAACTGAATGACAAGAATATAAGTGTACTCTACGAGGATCACGCCAAGAACATCTGGATCGGTACTTATGACAACGGATTATATAAATGTAATCTGGAAAAACAGGAAATACATCATTATAACAAAGATAACGGATTAGTACACAATTCCATTTGTGCCATCCTGGAAGATCGTACCAGCAAGGATATATGGGTATCTGCCATCAACGGATTGTCACAGATCAAACCGGATGGAATCATCGTAAATTTTACGCGTGGCAACGGCTTTCCTTTGAATGAAGTTTCGCACAAGTCACTGTTGCAAGCCAGCAACGGACACATCTATATAGGCGGTAACAACGGACTGGCGGAACTGAACCCGACACGTTTGTCTCATGACAGAGAGACGGCACCTTTGGTACAGATATCCCTGGTGGAGTCACTAAATTCTAAAAATGCACCCGGCCATATTGAAATCAATAACTTCAATGAAGGAAACAAGGTTGATCTGCCGTATGATAACTCATCTATACGAATCAAATACTCTGCGCTCGACTTCATCTCCCCCAAGGGATATAAATATGCTTATCAGTTAAAAGGCCTGGATAAAGAGTGGCATTATATTGAAAATAATGAAGTAATATACTCTAACCTTCCGGCAGGTAAGTATATTTTCAGTATTAAGGCATGCAATAACGAAGGAATCTGGAGCACGGTAGAAACAACCATTATCATATCGGTACATCCTGCATTCTGGGCCACTTGGTGGGCAAAGACCCTCTATATCTTATTCATCATCGTCTTTCTGGCAGTATTAGCACGCTATTTTTATGAAAAGAAAACAGCCAAGTACAAACGCCAAATCGAACAGATAGAAAAAGAGAATATCGAGAAGAACTACCAGATGAGGATTGAGTTATTCACTAATTTCTCTCACGAACTCCGGACACCGCTCACATTGATAACCGGTCCGGTAGACGATATCATCAACGATGAACAGCTTCCTTCGGGTTTAAAATATCCGATGAAACAGATACAAAAGAACGCAAACCGCCTGCTGCTTCTGGTGAACCAGTTGATGGATTTCCGCAAATTAGAACATGGAGCCATGCAACTGAAACTAAGCTGCCTGAATGTACCTGTATTTATTACTGAACAGATTGACAGTTTCTCCGAATTACTGAACAAGCACGAACTTACCATTTCGTACTCCAACAACTATTATGGAAACAATTTGTGGGTAGATGTAGACCTGATGAGTAAAGTAATGTTTAATCTGCTCTCAAATGCAATAAAGCACTCTTCCAGAGGTGGAAAGATCCAGCTAGAATCCAATATGGAGGAAAACAGCGTTGTTCTTTCCGTAAAAGACTTCGGGGAAGGTATATCTCCTGAAAACCAAAGCAAAGTTTTCGATCCTTTCTTTCAGATAGGGAACGGCAACAAAGGTGGAATGTTCGGCAGTGGCATCGGACTTAATCTGGTGCAATACGTGGTTAAACTGCATTTCGGCAAGATATGGCTGGAAAGTACGCCCGGGCAAGGAACGACGTTCTTCATACGCCTGCAACTGGGAAAGGAACACTACGCCAATTCCAATGTAATCTATACTGACCAGGCAATTACCCATACATTGAAAGTAGAAAAAAATAGTGTATTGTCCGTAGATCCGGAATATCACCAGCAAATACCCGAAGATTTTGATAACCGCCTACGGATTCTGGTAGTGGAAGATGACGAGGATATGCGCCAATACATCGTTTCCAAACTATCCAAGACCTACAATGTACAGGAAGCTCCTGAAGGAAAAAGTGCCATACATATAGCCAGAGAGCAGATGCCCGATCTGATTATCAGTGATATCATGATGCCCGTAATGGACGGACTGGAACTCTGCCGGACTATAAAAAATGATATGGCTTTAGCTCATATTCCGGTAGTCCTGCTAACAGCAAAAAGCCTGGAAGAGCATGTAAAAGATGGGTATCAGGCTTTAGCCGACGACTATATATTAAAGCCATTCAATGCGCAAATACTACTGGCTAAAATAGAAAGCCTCATCAAAAACAGAGAAAAACTGAGAGACTTGTTCTGCCAGAAGTTAGAGAGAACGGAAGTTCCGGTAGAGGAAATCACAGTAAAGGACCCATTCATGCAAAAACTGGTAGAATTAATTACAGAAAATGCACAGGATCCGGAATTATCCATGGAAGTTCTATATAATAAATTAGGCATGAGCCGTACACAATTCTTCCGAAAAATTAAGGCGATATCCGATTTATCACCCAACAAACTGATCCTAAATATCCGGATGAAAATGGCTGTGGAAAAATTCCAGTCCGGAGGCATGACCATTGCAGAGGTTGCCTATGAAGTAGGCTTCTCTGATCCGGCTTACTTTAGTAAGGTTTTTAAATCTGTATTCAATCAAACTCCTACCGAATATATCAAGAATATTGGTAAATAA